One region of Pongo pygmaeus isolate AG05252 chromosome 21, NHGRI_mPonPyg2-v2.0_pri, whole genome shotgun sequence genomic DNA includes:
- the CHRNA4 gene encoding neuronal acetylcholine receptor subunit alpha-4 isoform X2 — MELGGPGAPRLLPPLLLLLGTGLLRASSHVETRAHAEERLLKKLFSGYNKWSRPVANISDVVLVRFGLSIAQLIDVDEKNQMMTTNVWVKQEWHDYKLRWDPADYENVTSIRIPSELIWRPDIVLYNNADGDFAVTHLTKAHLFHDGRVQWTPPAIYKSSCSIDVTFFPFDQQNCTMKFGSWTYDKAKIDLVNMHSRVDQLDFWESGEWVIVDAVGTYNTRKYECCAEIYPDITYAFVIRRLPLFYTINLIIPCLLISCLTVLVFYLPSECGEKITLCISVLLSLTVFLLLITEIIPSTSLVIPLIGEYLLFTMIFVTLSIVITVFVLNVHHRSPRTHTMPTWVRRVFLDIVPRLLLMKRPSVVKDNCRRLIESMHKMASAPRFWPEPEGEPPATSGTQSRHPPSPSFCVPLDVPAEPGPACKSSSDQLPALQPPEAEKASPHPSPGPCHPPHSTQAPGLAKARSLSVQHMSSPGEAVEGGVRCRSRSIQYCVPRDDAAPEADGQAAGALASRKTYSAELPPPDQPSPCKCTCKKEPSSVSPSATVKVRSTKAPPRHLPLSPALTRAVEGVQYIADHLKAEDTDFSPLLPLGQSSQDAERPWTARAPRMRRDPGWPELPGCGETPGE; from the exons ATGGAGCTCGGGGGCCCCGGGGCGCCGCGGCTGCTGCcgccgctgctgctgcttctgggcACCGGCCTCCTGCGCG CCAGCAGCCATGTGGAGACCCGGGCCCACGCCGAGGAGCGGCTCCTGAAGAAACTCTTCTCCGGTTACAACAAGTGGTCCCGACCCGTGGCCAACATCTCAGACGTGGTCCTCGTCCGCTTCGGCCTGTCCATTGCTCAGCTCATTGACGTG GATGAGAAGAACCAGATGATGACCACGAACGTATGGGTGAAGCAG gAGTGGCACGACTACAAGCTGCGCTGGGACCCAGCTGACTACGAGAATGTCACCTCCATCCGCATCCCCTCTGAGCTCATCTGGCGGCCGGACATCGTCCTCTACAACAA TGCCGACGGGGACTTCGCGGTCACCCACCTGACCAAGGCCCACCTGTTCCATGACGGGCGGGTGCAGTGGACTCCCCCGGCCATTTACAAGAGCTCCTGCAGCATCGACGTCACCTTCTTCCCCTTTGACCAGCAGAACTGCACCATGAAATTCGGCTCCTGGACCTACGACAAGGCCAAGATCGACCTGGTGAACATGCACAGCCGCGTGGACCAGCTGGACTTCTGGGAGAGTGGTGAGTGGGTCATCGTGGACGCCGTGGGCACCTACAACACCAGGAAGTATGAGTGCTGTGCCGAGATCTACCCAGACATCACCTACGCCTTCGTCATCCGGCGGCTGCCGCTCTTCTACACCATCAACCTCATCATCCCCTGCCTGCTCATCTCCTGCCTCACCGTGCTGGTCTTCTACCTGCCCTCTGAGTGCGGCGAGAAGATCACACTGTGCATCTCCGTGCTGCTGTCACTCACCGTCTTCCTGCTGCTCATCACCGAGATCATCCCGTCCACCTCACTGGTCATCCCGCTCATTGGCGAGTACCTGCTGTTCACCATGATTTTCGTCACCCTGTCCATCGTCATCACGGTCTTCGTGCTCAATGTGCACCACCGCTCGCCGCGCACGCACACCATGCCCACCTGGGTACGCAGGGTCTTCCTGGACATCGTGCCGCGCCTGCTCCTCATGAAGCGGCCGTCCGTGGTCAAGGACAATTGCCGGCGGCTCATCGAGTCCATGCACAAGATGGCCAGTGCCCCGCGCTTCTGGCCCGAGCCAGAGGGGGAGCCCCCCGCCACGAGCGGCACCCAGAGCCGGCATCCGCCCTCACCGTCCTTCTGCGTCCCCCTGGATGTGCCAGCTGAGCCTGGGCCTGCCTGCAAGTCATCCTCCGACCAGCTCCCTGCTCTGCAGCCCCCAGAAGCTGAGAAAGCCAGCCCCCACCCCTCGCCTGGACCCTGCCACCCACCCCACAGCACCCAGGCACCAGGGCTGGCCAAAGCCAGGTCCCTCAGCGTCCAGCACATGTCCAGCCCTGGCGAAGCAGTAGAAGGCGGCGTCCGGTGCCGGTCTCGGAGCATCCAGTACTGTGTTCCCCGAGACGATGCTGCCCCCGAGGCAGATGGCCAGGCTGCCGGCGCCCTGGCCTCTCGCAAGACCTACTCGGCTGAGCTCCCACCCCCAGACCAGCCCTCTCCGTGCAAATGCACATGCAAGAAGGAGCCCTCTTCGGTGTCCCCGAGCGCCACGGTCAAGGTCCGCAGCACCAAAGCGCCGCCCCGGCACCTGCCCCTGTCGCCGGCCCTGACCCGGGCGGTGGAGGGTGTCCAGTACATTGCAGACCACCTGAAGGCCGAAGACACAGACTTCTCG CCCCTGCTGCCCCTCGGCCAGAGCTCCCAGGATGCGGAGAGACCCTGGACGGCCAGAGCTCCCAGGATGCGGAGAGACCCCGGATGGCCAGAGCTCCCAGGATGCGGAGAGACCCCGGGAGAGTGA
- the CHRNA4 gene encoding neuronal acetylcholine receptor subunit alpha-4 isoform X1 → MELGGPGAPRLLPPLLLLLGTGLLRASSHVETRAHAEERLLKKLFSGYNKWSRPVANISDVVLVRFGLSIAQLIDVDEKNQMMTTNVWVKQEWHDYKLRWDPADYENVTSIRIPSELIWRPDIVLYNNADGDFAVTHLTKAHLFHDGRVQWTPPAIYKSSCSIDVTFFPFDQQNCTMKFGSWTYDKAKIDLVNMHSRVDQLDFWESGEWVIVDAVGTYNTRKYECCAEIYPDITYAFVIRRLPLFYTINLIIPCLLISCLTVLVFYLPSECGEKITLCISVLLSLTVFLLLITEIIPSTSLVIPLIGEYLLFTMIFVTLSIVITVFVLNVHHRSPRTHTMPTWVRRVFLDIVPRLLLMKRPSVVKDNCRRLIESMHKMASAPRFWPEPEGEPPATSGTQSRHPPSPSFCVPLDVPAEPGPACKSSSDQLPALQPPEAEKASPHPSPGPCHPPHSTQAPGLAKARSLSVQHMSSPGEAVEGGVRCRSRSIQYCVPRDDAAPEADGQAAGALASRKTYSAELPPPDQPSPCKCTCKKEPSSVSPSATVKVRSTKAPPRHLPLSPALTRAVEGVQYIADHLKAEDTDFSVKEDWKYVAMVIDRIFLWMFIIVCLLGTVGLFLPPWLAGMI, encoded by the exons ATGGAGCTCGGGGGCCCCGGGGCGCCGCGGCTGCTGCcgccgctgctgctgcttctgggcACCGGCCTCCTGCGCG CCAGCAGCCATGTGGAGACCCGGGCCCACGCCGAGGAGCGGCTCCTGAAGAAACTCTTCTCCGGTTACAACAAGTGGTCCCGACCCGTGGCCAACATCTCAGACGTGGTCCTCGTCCGCTTCGGCCTGTCCATTGCTCAGCTCATTGACGTG GATGAGAAGAACCAGATGATGACCACGAACGTATGGGTGAAGCAG gAGTGGCACGACTACAAGCTGCGCTGGGACCCAGCTGACTACGAGAATGTCACCTCCATCCGCATCCCCTCTGAGCTCATCTGGCGGCCGGACATCGTCCTCTACAACAA TGCCGACGGGGACTTCGCGGTCACCCACCTGACCAAGGCCCACCTGTTCCATGACGGGCGGGTGCAGTGGACTCCCCCGGCCATTTACAAGAGCTCCTGCAGCATCGACGTCACCTTCTTCCCCTTTGACCAGCAGAACTGCACCATGAAATTCGGCTCCTGGACCTACGACAAGGCCAAGATCGACCTGGTGAACATGCACAGCCGCGTGGACCAGCTGGACTTCTGGGAGAGTGGTGAGTGGGTCATCGTGGACGCCGTGGGCACCTACAACACCAGGAAGTATGAGTGCTGTGCCGAGATCTACCCAGACATCACCTACGCCTTCGTCATCCGGCGGCTGCCGCTCTTCTACACCATCAACCTCATCATCCCCTGCCTGCTCATCTCCTGCCTCACCGTGCTGGTCTTCTACCTGCCCTCTGAGTGCGGCGAGAAGATCACACTGTGCATCTCCGTGCTGCTGTCACTCACCGTCTTCCTGCTGCTCATCACCGAGATCATCCCGTCCACCTCACTGGTCATCCCGCTCATTGGCGAGTACCTGCTGTTCACCATGATTTTCGTCACCCTGTCCATCGTCATCACGGTCTTCGTGCTCAATGTGCACCACCGCTCGCCGCGCACGCACACCATGCCCACCTGGGTACGCAGGGTCTTCCTGGACATCGTGCCGCGCCTGCTCCTCATGAAGCGGCCGTCCGTGGTCAAGGACAATTGCCGGCGGCTCATCGAGTCCATGCACAAGATGGCCAGTGCCCCGCGCTTCTGGCCCGAGCCAGAGGGGGAGCCCCCCGCCACGAGCGGCACCCAGAGCCGGCATCCGCCCTCACCGTCCTTCTGCGTCCCCCTGGATGTGCCAGCTGAGCCTGGGCCTGCCTGCAAGTCATCCTCCGACCAGCTCCCTGCTCTGCAGCCCCCAGAAGCTGAGAAAGCCAGCCCCCACCCCTCGCCTGGACCCTGCCACCCACCCCACAGCACCCAGGCACCAGGGCTGGCCAAAGCCAGGTCCCTCAGCGTCCAGCACATGTCCAGCCCTGGCGAAGCAGTAGAAGGCGGCGTCCGGTGCCGGTCTCGGAGCATCCAGTACTGTGTTCCCCGAGACGATGCTGCCCCCGAGGCAGATGGCCAGGCTGCCGGCGCCCTGGCCTCTCGCAAGACCTACTCGGCTGAGCTCCCACCCCCAGACCAGCCCTCTCCGTGCAAATGCACATGCAAGAAGGAGCCCTCTTCGGTGTCCCCGAGCGCCACGGTCAAGGTCCGCAGCACCAAAGCGCCGCCCCGGCACCTGCCCCTGTCGCCGGCCCTGACCCGGGCGGTGGAGGGTGTCCAGTACATTGCAGACCACCTGAAGGCCGAAGACACAGACTTCTCG GTGAAGGAGGACTGGAAGTACGTGGCCATGGTCATCGACCGCATCTTTCTCTGGATGTTCATCATCGTCTGCCTGCTGGGGACCGTGGGCCTCTTCCTGCCGCCCTGGCTGGCTGGCATGATCTAG
- the CHRNA4 gene encoding neuronal acetylcholine receptor subunit alpha-4 isoform X3, with protein MELGGPGAPRLLPPLLLLLGTGLLRASSHVETRAHAEERLLKKLFSGYNKWSRPVANISDVVLVRFGLSIAQLIDVDEKNQMMTTNVWVKQEWHDYKLRWDPADYENVTSIRIPSELIWRPDIVLYNNADGDFAVTHLTKAHLFHDGRVQWTPPAIYKSSCSIDVTFFPFDQQNCTMKFGSWTYDKAKIDLVNMHSRVDQLDFWESGEWVIVDAVGTYNTRKYECCAEIYPDITYAFVIRRLPLFYTINLIIPCLLISCLTVLVFYLPSECGEKITLCISVLLSLTVFLLLITEIIPSTSLVIPLIGEYLLFTMIFVTLSIVITVFVLNVHHRSPRTHTMPTWVRRVFLDIVPRLLLMKRPSVVKDNCRRLIESMHKMASAPRFWPEPEGEPPATSGTQSRHPPSPSFCVPLDVPAEPGPACKSSSDQLPALQPPEAEKASPHPSPGPCHPPHSTQAPGLAKARSLSVQHMSSPGEAVEGGVRCRSRSIQYCVPRDDAAPEADGQAAGALASRKTYSAELPPPDQPSPCKCTCKKEPSSVSPSATVKVRSTKAPPRHLPLSPALTRAVEGVQYIADHLKAEDTDFSDGTLTATC; from the exons ATGGAGCTCGGGGGCCCCGGGGCGCCGCGGCTGCTGCcgccgctgctgctgcttctgggcACCGGCCTCCTGCGCG CCAGCAGCCATGTGGAGACCCGGGCCCACGCCGAGGAGCGGCTCCTGAAGAAACTCTTCTCCGGTTACAACAAGTGGTCCCGACCCGTGGCCAACATCTCAGACGTGGTCCTCGTCCGCTTCGGCCTGTCCATTGCTCAGCTCATTGACGTG GATGAGAAGAACCAGATGATGACCACGAACGTATGGGTGAAGCAG gAGTGGCACGACTACAAGCTGCGCTGGGACCCAGCTGACTACGAGAATGTCACCTCCATCCGCATCCCCTCTGAGCTCATCTGGCGGCCGGACATCGTCCTCTACAACAA TGCCGACGGGGACTTCGCGGTCACCCACCTGACCAAGGCCCACCTGTTCCATGACGGGCGGGTGCAGTGGACTCCCCCGGCCATTTACAAGAGCTCCTGCAGCATCGACGTCACCTTCTTCCCCTTTGACCAGCAGAACTGCACCATGAAATTCGGCTCCTGGACCTACGACAAGGCCAAGATCGACCTGGTGAACATGCACAGCCGCGTGGACCAGCTGGACTTCTGGGAGAGTGGTGAGTGGGTCATCGTGGACGCCGTGGGCACCTACAACACCAGGAAGTATGAGTGCTGTGCCGAGATCTACCCAGACATCACCTACGCCTTCGTCATCCGGCGGCTGCCGCTCTTCTACACCATCAACCTCATCATCCCCTGCCTGCTCATCTCCTGCCTCACCGTGCTGGTCTTCTACCTGCCCTCTGAGTGCGGCGAGAAGATCACACTGTGCATCTCCGTGCTGCTGTCACTCACCGTCTTCCTGCTGCTCATCACCGAGATCATCCCGTCCACCTCACTGGTCATCCCGCTCATTGGCGAGTACCTGCTGTTCACCATGATTTTCGTCACCCTGTCCATCGTCATCACGGTCTTCGTGCTCAATGTGCACCACCGCTCGCCGCGCACGCACACCATGCCCACCTGGGTACGCAGGGTCTTCCTGGACATCGTGCCGCGCCTGCTCCTCATGAAGCGGCCGTCCGTGGTCAAGGACAATTGCCGGCGGCTCATCGAGTCCATGCACAAGATGGCCAGTGCCCCGCGCTTCTGGCCCGAGCCAGAGGGGGAGCCCCCCGCCACGAGCGGCACCCAGAGCCGGCATCCGCCCTCACCGTCCTTCTGCGTCCCCCTGGATGTGCCAGCTGAGCCTGGGCCTGCCTGCAAGTCATCCTCCGACCAGCTCCCTGCTCTGCAGCCCCCAGAAGCTGAGAAAGCCAGCCCCCACCCCTCGCCTGGACCCTGCCACCCACCCCACAGCACCCAGGCACCAGGGCTGGCCAAAGCCAGGTCCCTCAGCGTCCAGCACATGTCCAGCCCTGGCGAAGCAGTAGAAGGCGGCGTCCGGTGCCGGTCTCGGAGCATCCAGTACTGTGTTCCCCGAGACGATGCTGCCCCCGAGGCAGATGGCCAGGCTGCCGGCGCCCTGGCCTCTCGCAAGACCTACTCGGCTGAGCTCCCACCCCCAGACCAGCCCTCTCCGTGCAAATGCACATGCAAGAAGGAGCCCTCTTCGGTGTCCCCGAGCGCCACGGTCAAGGTCCGCAGCACCAAAGCGCCGCCCCGGCACCTGCCCCTGTCGCCGGCCCTGACCCGGGCGGTGGAGGGTGTCCAGTACATTGCAGACCACCTGAAGGCCGAAGACACAGACTTCTCG